In the Candidatus Poribacteria bacterium genome, AAGCGACGTCGCTCGATGAACTTTTTGACGGAGCGTCGTTCAAAAATACGACGTTTGCTGAAGCCATCAAAAGCGGCTTACTTCTGTGGAACGATGCCCTGGATGAATCGCATACGATCTCACAAGGATTGGCGGATCAGACGGGTAGTTACTGGCACGGCATCATGCACCGTCGTGAACCCGATTACCCCAACTCCAAGTATTGGTTCGGCAGGGTCGGGACACATCCGATTTTCCCAGCACTCCGTGAACGTGCCCTCGAACTTTTTGAAGAAACAGCGAACCCATCGGACGCGCTCACAGAAATCGGACAGGCTATCGCGACGGAAGAGAATTGGGATTCTTACCAATTTATTGATTGGTGCCAAGCTGCCGAAGGCGATTCCGACTCGGATGTAACCCGTTTCTTGCAACAGGTGCAGGCGGAAGAGATCAAACTGCTACTGTCATACTCCTATCGGAACGCCGTTTGATAAACGCCAATTCACTTGAAGGAGACAGACAATGTTTCCGCAAAGCGAACCATTAACGGGGCGGGTATTGTCCGTAGGGTAAACCTCCGTGGTTTCGCACTTGAGAATGCGGTCTCCGAACTCGTGCGGGAGAATTTAGCGAATTAAGCATCTTGACTTCGTCGTGCCGTGAAGGATTACGGCACACGCCGTGTGCCTACTACTTTTACAACAGAGGAGATTAGCAATGTTCTCCCGAAATGGAAACCGCTGTGCTTACGTTATATGCGTGCTCAGCAGCCTCGTGTTCATAGGTTTTTGTGTGAATCTCGCCAGTGCTGCCCCGAGGAAAGCGGCTTACATATATCAGGAAATTAAGGCGATTTCTAAGCGTCTCAAGCATCAGAAGAAACAGGAAGATTTGGAGAAATTAGTTGAGAAATCCTCCGATTTTGTTGCGGCACATCCAGCATACAAACGGGTGGATGAGGTTTATTATCTGCTCGGTAACGCCTTGGTTCAGTTAGCGCGCGTTGAAGAAGGCATTACGGTTTTTGAAAAAGTCATCAAGGAATATCCAGAGGCTCGCTACGTTGAACGCTGTCTGTTGGATTTGGGATTGGCACATGACAAACTTGGCAATCACGACGCAGCAGACAGGGCTTACCAAAAATTGATAGACCATCCGAAATATGGTTCACGCTCGCAGGCGAAGTTTGCGAAGAGGATTCTCGAACAGAATAAAACTGAACGGAAGGGTGAATTACCGAAACCACCGGGGGCGATACTGAATCCAAGGGGGTGGATCGGTAAGCCAGCCCTCGATTTTCAGGTGACGGATGTGAAGGGTGAAGAACTCTCATTGGAAGAATACCGCGGACAGGTCGTGCTCCTCGATTTCTGGGCAACATGGTGCGGCCCCTGCATCACAGAGATACCGAACGTTAAGAAGGCTTACGAAAAGTATAAAGATCAGAAGTTTCAAATTATCGGTATCAGTCTGGACAGGTCAATGAAACCGCTTACGGCTTATATTGACAAAAAGGAACTCGGATGGCTTCATTACTGGGATAAAAGCCGTCAGGTTAGCACGCTGTATAAGGTGCGGGGGATTCCGTCTACCTTCCTGATTGACGGTGAGGGTACCATTCGCAAAACGAATCTCCGTGGACACGCGCTTGAACACGCCGTCGCGGACCTGGTGAAGGAAAACCTCGCGAGAGCAGTGGGGAAAAAAGAGGATGTAGCCCCTCAGTAACAGGCTTCAAGGAGAGGCAATGGCACACCTTACTTTAAAAGATGTCACCAAAATTTACGATGGTGACGTCCTTGCAGTTGAACAGGCAGATTTTCAGATTCCGGATGAGTCGTTTACTGTGCTTGTCGGTCCATCGGGATGTGGGAAATCGACACTCTTGCGAATGATCGCTGGATTGGAAGAGATAACGGAAGGCGACATCTATATCGACGATGAACGGATCAATGACATTCCGCCTAAAGATCGCGACATTGCCATGGTCTTCCAAAATTATGCGCTTTATCCACACATGACGGTGTATAAGAACATGGCGTTCGGGTTGAAACTTCGGAAATATCCGAAAGCAGAGATCGAGGCGCGTGTCAAAGAAGCGGCGGAGATTCTGAGCATCTCACACCTTTTGAACCGCAAACCGAAGCACCTCTCCGGTGGGGAACGTCAACGTGTCGCCGTCGGTAGGGCGATCGTCCGACACCCCAAAGTCTTCCTGTTCGATGAGCCGTTGAGCAACCTCGATGCGAAGCTGCGCGTGCAAATGCGGATGGAGATCAGTCGTCTGCACGACCGACTCAACGCCACAATGGTCTACGTCACACACGACCAAGTCGAAGCGATGACGATGGGGGACCAGATCGTGGTGCTCAATGAAGGGAAAATCCAGCAGATTGCCGATCCCGGAACGCTTTATCATAAACCGGCGAACCAATTCGTCGGCGGATTCATCGGCACCCCCCCAATGAATTTTATAGAGACGAGCATCGTAAATAATGGCGGTGCTCCGATGCTCAGATTTGAAACCTTCAAAGTGGAACTGAATGATCGCTTGCAGTCGGCACTCGGAAAACTTGCGGGGGATTCGGTGACGCTCGGTATTCGTCCGGAGGATATTCATATCGGTGAAAACGGGAGCAACAGTGTCGGCACACAAGTGGAACTGGTTGAGCCGCTCGGAAATCATGCCCTTTTATATCTTCGGACAGAGAAGAATAGTTTCGTTGCCCAATCTGATCTTGTTAACATGCCCCAACACAACGCTCAACTAACGGTCAACTTCGATATGGACAAAGCGCATCTATTTCATCCAGAGACAGGTCAGCGGTTATAGAAGTGCTTGAATGCGTGCCCATGTCTCGGCATCTATCGGAATGCCGTCCCGTTCGCGTTTGCGTTGTGTCACCCACCCGCGTTCACCCGGCACCCGAATTGCATCGACCCCAGCAGCACGCTTTGCGGATTTGAGATATTCGATAAAGCGTTCTATCTCCGCGCTGAACCCGGGAAACTCTCTAAAACTCGCAACGTTCATCACCAGCACAAACAGCCCGTTACCGACGCGGGCATCCTCTCCTTTACTACATCCTGCTCCTGTGAGTGCGCCCGACAGAATGTCAACGATGACACTCAGTCCGAACCCTTTATGCGCTGAAACCGTCCCACCGAAGGGTAGCAAGGCGGCGGGCGGCATTTTATAGAAATCGTCTGCATTCGTCGTTGACTCACCTTCAGCGTCAATCAGCCATCCGCGTGGGAGTGCTTCGTCTCTATACTGTTTGACCCGAATCTTCCCCGATGCGACAACACTCGTGGACATATCCAACACAATTTTTTTATACGGTTCTTCGATTATGTCGGTTTGGCATGCATCTCCCTCGACGTAACTCGTCGGAGATGTTCTGGCTAACGGCACTGCACACGCAATCGGATTCGTAGAGAGCCGTCCTTCAACGCCACCGTGCGGTGCGACACACGTGCCACCGCCATGGTCGTTCGCCATGAGCAACCCAATCATCTCCGCATCTGCGGCGAGGCAGGCATACCCCCCTAACCTACCCACCTCATTGCACCGTGAAACAGCAACCGAGCTGATATCCGTCTGCTTTGCTTTCTGGATCGCCAATTCAACGGCACGCGTCGCAATCACAGGACCGAAGCCCCAATTCCCATCTAACACCGCGATTGAGGCGGATTCGTGTAAAGTCTCCGTTGGCGCACCGGGCTGGATTAACCCGTCTTCCAATTCACGCACATATTTCGGGAGGTGGATAACGCCATGTGAATCGTGTCCGACGCGGTTGGCATCCACCATAGACTTGGTTACGACTTCCGCTTCGGCTGTTGAGATGTTTAATTTTTGGAAGACGTTTAGGCAAATGTCGGTGAGTTCTTCTGCTGTAAAGTTTGGCATTAGACGGTTCTCTTATTGGCGAAGTTTAATCAAGATGAGGGATTTATCGTAGGGGCGAGGTCCCCTCGCCCGTAAATCAGGCACGTGAGTGTTGATTGTCTGAATCAGGATTTTCAGGAGTTCTGTAGCGCAGACTGGCGAATGCGCGTGTGGCATTCGCAAAGACTCTGCGTCTTTTTTGTAGCGTAAACTTTCAGTTTGCGCCCTCCTCTCCCCCCGCGTGCGGGGGATACAGGGGGTGGCACAACCTAACAGGTTATGCTACAAAGATCGTAACTTGCGTTATTTTACAAACTCCAGTTGGTATTGTCAAGGGTGAATGCCGAAAAAAGAAAAAAATTTTGCTCCTCATGAGACTTTTTTATCAAATCCGCATTCATCGTTTATGAAAGCACAAAAATCTCATTTTAACTTTTGAGATTTGCGAGACTGCTTTCAACTGGAGGACGCTATGGCAAGTGAGTGATGACCAAAGACGAGACACAGAACTCGTCCGTCAGATCCTAACTGGCGACGAAACTGCTTTTGATGCACTTTATAAACGACACAAACCTCGTCTTTATCGGTTCATCGTCAGCAAAATCAATGATCGGTGTGACGCTGAGGAATTGGTTAACGACACATTCCTCAAATCAAAAGAACATTTACATACGCTTCAAGAACCTGAGAAGGTTCTGAACTGGATGTTCAGTATCGCCAGGCAATTGGTCGCCGGATGGCACCGAAAGCACAAAAAGCCCGGTGCAACGCAAGGCTACATTGATGTTTATAAGACTGAAGGCGAATCCGCAGCAACTGCTGTTATCCATCAGACTGCCCAAGACTATACAATAGAGGCAGAACGATGGACAGCCGTTTCAGCAGCAATCGAGCAACTGCCTAAATTAGAGCAGAAGATGTTTCGCTTGCAACTTGCAGGTGAGCGTTATGAGAAGATCGCCGAAGTATGTGAAGTCTCTGTGTTTGTTGTGAAAAATCGGTTGTCTCGGGCGAAGAAGCGGTTGAAAGCCTGGGCGGAAGCTTGGGAAGCAGCCAACGCTGAAGGTTTAGATGTGGAGTTCTCCGAGTTCGATAAAAAGAAGGGTAAATCGTAATGGGTTTCCCTTTTGTGAAATAGCACCGGTTGGCTCGTTTGTGTTGAGTCGCGGTGATTAGTTGATACGTTTTCGGTTTGACAAGGTAGTGCTGTCTTTGATAAACTTTATCCGACGTAGTGACAACACCGAGTGAAGAAGCCTGCCATAGAACCGGAATGACATTATTAACCTAAATTGTATTATAGAATGGATGCATTTCCTGACGCTCCTTCTGAATTGATATACCTTGATTCGTAAGGTGCCATCGGTGTCCACGACGAATCTTAATAAGAAGGAAAAATAATTAAGGAGATTTAACAATAATGCTGAAAAACTTTTTGAACAAACCGAATGCTCTCTGGCAAGTTTTAATCGTTCTACTCGTTGCTGGCGGACTCGCTTTCGCGGGGATGTATGATGGCTTTGTTGTAGAGACCGAGGCACAGAAAAGTTGCTGTGGTGGAAGCACAGATGCTATCCGTTCCGATGGGACTATTGCCCAATTGAAGACAGGAAGTTGCTGTGGCAGTAAAGAAACCGATGTTCCAAGTGTTGGCAGCGATGCCCCTGGTTTTGCTGCCGAGGATCCGTGTGAATGCTTGACTACGGAAAGTTGTGGCAGCACAAGTTGTAGTAATTGTGAGACGGTCACATCGTGTGACAGCGGTTGTACCTGTAATACTTGTAGCGCACATTGTAAGAATCAGGATAGCGATTCTACGATGTGCGGCGACGGTTCTGGTTGCACCGATGGTAGAACTGAGTAATTCAAATACGGATAATCGGTTTACCGAATCCCTTCAGTTGCGTCTACTCACAAGGGGGATTTTTTGAACAATAGAATTCCAACGCCTTCTCTTCAGGTGCCACATAACGAAGGTGCCCTATTCACATGGGCGTTACCGAAAGGAGCTCGTGCGCGCTTGGGACGAGGAGTCGTTCAGGATGTGGTTTTCTCTCCAGACAGGAACAGACTCGCAGTGGGGACTCACATTGGAGTCTGGTTGTACAATATGTCCCCCTTGTGCCCTACTGCTGTATGGGATACGTCCCGCGGTGTAATAACCGCTGTGGCATTTTCACCTGATGGCCACTTGCTTGCCACTGGCAATTGGGATGGTGATGTAAAAGTATGGGACGTGCAAAATCAACAGTGCATCTCAAAAATGCATCGTGAAGCAAGTTTTGATGCAGTTTCTCAACTCGCTTTTTCGCCAGATGGACAACATCTTGCCGCCTCCGGAGGCCGATACGGCCCAGTTTATGTTTGGCATGCCGACACGGGCGAAGAAGTCTATAAATTCAATGTTGAAAAGACATGGGATCGCTCTCAGCTCCCTGACATCATTCCACTCGTTTTTTCCGCCACTGGAAACTGGATTGCCGCTGCAACACATGAAAATGCTGTGTCTGTATGGGATATTGAAAGAGGTGAATGTATCGCTTGCCTCCGTGGACATACTGAAAGAGTCGTTGCCATGGCAATCTCTCCTTGCAGTCGGTTCATCACCACTGGAGATGGAAAAGGCACTTTACAGCAGTGGCAAGTCAGCACTGCACATCAGATGGGGCACCCCGTTCAATATTCAAGGAACCCCGTCATACCCGCCTATACGCCGGAAGGCACCCTGCTGGCCGCGGCGATTTACAAACACAGTATCGCTATATGGGATGTGAAAAATCGAGAAAAAATAGATACGTTTGAGCACCGTGGAAAGATTACGGGCAGATGTTTTTCAAACGGGACACATCTGGCAGTCGCGGGGGAACGGGATTTCAAAGTGTGGGAGAGGCGATCAAATACAGCTTCCACGATTTCGGGGCATACGTCCTCCCCTCAGTCACTTACATTCTCGCGCGACGGACAAACGCTCACTTCGGTTGAGATGGATGGTGCCCTTGCATCCTGGGATGTAAATGAGAAACGTCAACATCCGCCGAAATACTTTGATGAAGCGACGCGAATCGTTTCGATCTATATCTGCTCAACGGGAAACATTCTCGCGCTCGGTATGAAAAAAAACATACTCACTGTGTGGGATGTTGGAACAGATCAGACAATTGCCACATGCA is a window encoding:
- a CDS encoding redoxin domain-containing protein — its product is MFSRNGNRCAYVICVLSSLVFIGFCVNLASAAPRKAAYIYQEIKAISKRLKHQKKQEDLEKLVEKSSDFVAAHPAYKRVDEVYYLLGNALVQLARVEEGITVFEKVIKEYPEARYVERCLLDLGLAHDKLGNHDAADRAYQKLIDHPKYGSRSQAKFAKRILEQNKTERKGELPKPPGAILNPRGWIGKPALDFQVTDVKGEELSLEEYRGQVVLLDFWATWCGPCITEIPNVKKAYEKYKDQKFQIIGISLDRSMKPLTAYIDKKELGWLHYWDKSRQVSTLYKVRGIPSTFLIDGEGTIRKTNLRGHALEHAVADLVKENLARAVGKKEDVAPQ
- the ugpC gene encoding sn-glycerol-3-phosphate ABC transporter ATP-binding protein UgpC; the protein is MAHLTLKDVTKIYDGDVLAVEQADFQIPDESFTVLVGPSGCGKSTLLRMIAGLEEITEGDIYIDDERINDIPPKDRDIAMVFQNYALYPHMTVYKNMAFGLKLRKYPKAEIEARVKEAAEILSISHLLNRKPKHLSGGERQRVAVGRAIVRHPKVFLFDEPLSNLDAKLRVQMRMEISRLHDRLNATMVYVTHDQVEAMTMGDQIVVLNEGKIQQIADPGTLYHKPANQFVGGFIGTPPMNFIETSIVNNGGAPMLRFETFKVELNDRLQSALGKLAGDSVTLGIRPEDIHIGENGSNSVGTQVELVEPLGNHALLYLRTEKNSFVAQSDLVNMPQHNAQLTVNFDMDKAHLFHPETGQRL
- a CDS encoding Ldh family oxidoreductase; the protein is MPNFTAEELTDICLNVFQKLNISTAEAEVVTKSMVDANRVGHDSHGVIHLPKYVRELEDGLIQPGAPTETLHESASIAVLDGNWGFGPVIATRAVELAIQKAKQTDISSVAVSRCNEVGRLGGYACLAADAEMIGLLMANDHGGGTCVAPHGGVEGRLSTNPIACAVPLARTSPTSYVEGDACQTDIIEEPYKKIVLDMSTSVVASGKIRVKQYRDEALPRGWLIDAEGESTTNADDFYKMPPAALLPFGGTVSAHKGFGLSVIVDILSGALTGAGCSKGEDARVGNGLFVLVMNVASFREFPGFSAEIERFIEYLKSAKRAAGVDAIRVPGERGWVTQRKRERDGIPIDAETWARIQALL
- a CDS encoding RNA polymerase sigma factor: MLTFEICETAFNWRTLWQVSDDQRRDTELVRQILTGDETAFDALYKRHKPRLYRFIVSKINDRCDAEELVNDTFLKSKEHLHTLQEPEKVLNWMFSIARQLVAGWHRKHKKPGATQGYIDVYKTEGESAATAVIHQTAQDYTIEAERWTAVSAAIEQLPKLEQKMFRLQLAGERYEKIAEVCEVSVFVVKNRLSRAKKRLKAWAEAWEAANAEGLDVEFSEFDKKKGKS